The proteins below come from a single Papaver somniferum cultivar HN1 chromosome 11, ASM357369v1, whole genome shotgun sequence genomic window:
- the LOC113325190 gene encoding probable WRKY transcription factor 41 yields MDANIDKKRLITREMVEARELLKELQTEINPSSFSGHDLMTNILCSVETFLAMLNRVNVETKSTPESPLGHVRNGSSVSECNSDSRKRYRKPAVRWTEQVRVSAQTGLQGPVDDGYAWRKYGQKNILEAKHHRSYYRCSYGKTQGCLARKQVQRSELDWSIFDVTYIGKHSCIETPELLSMRYSHNKHQHDQRRHHNYLKERKEDKLLEETYIKFQASSVRSEKGNDKQLKYYPSFCICSTTSLQPHIGNCLEASQNHLVSTSSKTESNSPRPTASESNYKIHNVVGYNTGEDSLQATADSRDSKDHHMIISPTVSGTSSVINNCSNHMDSSWDWDFPIDYSPPHF; encoded by the exons ATGGATGCTAACATAGATAAGAAGCGCTTGATTACTAGAGAGATGGTGGAAGCAAGAGAGTTACTAAAGGAACTTCAAACTGAAATTAATCCCTCTTCTTTTTCTGGTCATGATTTAATGACCAACATATTGTGTTCCGTAGAGACTTTTCTTGCGATGCTGAATCGAGTGAACGTGGAGACCAAATCTACCCCGGAGTCACCCTTGGGTCATGTCAGGAATGGAAGTTCTGTGAGCGAGTGCAATTCTGATTCACGAAAGAG ATATAGGAAACCCGCAGTGAGATGGACAGAACAAGTACGTGTTTCTGCACAAACGGGACTCCAAGGACCCGTAGATGATGGATACGCATGGCGGAAATATGGGCAGAAAAACATTCTTGAAGCCAAACACCATAG AAGTTATTATAGATGTAGTTATGGAAAAACTCAAGGTTGTTTAGCAAGGAAACAAGTTCAGCGATCCGAACTAGACTGGTCCATCTTTGATGTTACCTATATTGGAAAACACAGTTGCATTGAAACACCAGAGCTACTGTCGATGAGATATTCACATAACAAACATCAGCATGATCAGCGTCGTCACCACAATTATCTAAAAGAACGAAAGGAGGATAAATTATTGGAAGAGACATATATAAAATTCCAAGCATCCAGTGTTCGAAGTGAAAAAGGAAACGATAAACAACTGAAGTATTATCCCTCTTTTTGTATCTGTTCTACTACTTCACTGCAACCACATATTGGCAACTGCTTAGAGGCTAGTCAAAATCACTTGGTCTCTACTTCAAGTAAAACTGAAAGTAACTCTCCTAGACCCACAGCTTCGGAATCCAACTATAAGATACACAATGTTGTAGGTTACAATACTGGTGAAGATTCATTACAAGCTACTGCTGATTCTCGTGATTCTAAAGATCATCATATGATTATTTCACCAACTGTTAGTGGAACTTCGTCCGTCATTAATAATTGTTCGAATCACATGGACTCTAGTTGGGATTGGGATTTTCCAATAGATTATAGTCCTCCACATTTCTAA